One bacterium genomic window, TACTTAATCGGTCAAGGCCGTAGCAAGTAAGTCACGTCATTCCCGCGACCTGTCCCGCGTTTCAGCGGGAACGCGGGAATCCAGATTTGGAAATTGGAACAGGGCTACGTCTATATAATGGCCAGCGGTCACAATGGAACACTGTACATTGGCGTCACGTCGGATCTGAAAGCCCGTGTGTGGCAACATAAGCATGAAACGCTTGGCGGATTCACTGCAAAGTACCATATCCACAATCTTGTATACTATGAAGTAGCTGGCGACATTCGTAGCGCGATAATCCGTGAGAAACAACTGAAGAAGTGGAATCGTAAGTGGAAGCTCGAGCTAATCGAGAAGTTCAATCCCAGTTGGGAAGACCTTTACGAAATGCTCTGAACCTGGATTCCCGCTTTCGCGGGAATGACGGATTGCGATTTCAGAAGTATAGGTCATTGGTTGCCCTCGAGAATTCGGGTTCTTAACAGCCCACGTGGTGGTACTCCAGCCTCAGGTTCGGGGCAAAGACATATCAATATGAAATTGAAATCTCCCGAGGCGTCATTCCCGCGAAAGCGGGAATCCAGCTTCAATCACATTGAACGGGCTCCATCATCTCCCTGTTGCTTCATGTACTTCTTGAGTTTTCCAAGTACCGGCATCATCGCTATCTCTTCCGATCCATCGGGAATCTTCTTAATGTCCACCAAACCGCAATTGTCGTCGTCGCCCTCGTCTTCCAATTCGAACTCGTCTTCCC contains:
- a CDS encoding GIY-YIG nuclease family protein encodes the protein MASGHNGTLYIGVTSDLKARVWQHKHETLGGFTAKYHIHNLVYYEVAGDIRSAIIREKQLKKWNRKWKLELIEKFNPSWEDLYEML